AACAAGTTTTTTGTGAAGATTTAGCAAAAAACAAACagtaaaaaaatggttttttttgcAGACACCGAGTCTGAGACCCAACTAATTGAGGTTATTATTAAAAACTCAATCTAGACATACCACTTACTCTAACACctcaataaattataaaaagacccaacaggaaaaaaaaaaaaaaaaaaaatatggtcgTTCCTTGTGAAATGAAATTCTACCTTACtattaaaattcaaataataatagttttattgttttttttgaaaaaagaaaaaaaaaaaaaaacagtaatagTTTTAAAAGAACAACTACGAAAAGTCCAAAAGTGATATAGATTGAGGTGGGGGCGCCCTAGGACTGGGGGAACATCCTCTGGATTGGATGCTTAATTAGATTCCCTTTTGAGCTTCTTTTCATTTATTGTGACAGGGGCATAATTCACTACAGTCAGTATAAAAGTTAGCTCCCTCTATTTTATTTGGATCACGAGCGGTGCAACTTGCCAGATTTTAATGACCTTTACCTCTATATGcactgaatttttatttctttttttaggaAATACATTTAATTtggtatagttttttttttttttttttgcttggagtttgagttatatatatatataccataatttcttataaattgacacTAACAACATCAGTTGCACTTAATtaaatctaattattattaattaatgtaGTAAATATTAGTGCCGTGACTGTATTATAATTAAAGTAGCTAGGACTAGAAATTTGTGGCCGGACAGTGAATCAAACATGAAATTAGTCTGTTAGGATTTAGGAGtctgaccaatttaattaaatatgtcgaattagttgataattttttacacgatcAGCGaactcaacataaaattagcgaattaagattaaaaaatttaacatgtttaattaaataaataaatcgggTTAAAATTaccctatataatcttatacatacAACCGACCCGACACATTCCGAACATTACACCCGAACACGAAttatcatactttttttttttatcaacgaATTATCATACCTATTTAAGCGCAAAAGCCACTCTTAAGAGATGCAAACGGCGTTTGCTCACAGAAGACACAGCCCATGGCTGGTGTGCGTCCTTTGGAGATAAATTCGAAAATGCAGATGGGATTCTTTTTTTCCAGTAAAGAGGGCTTTCAAACGTATAATGGCAATGGTCCCGCTGTTTGGTTTGGTCCCCTCCTTTGGTCATGACTCGTGGCTCGTCACCTTCCTTCTTGcttcccctttttgttttttgttttatctttccggttctctctctctctgcttcatatatattcaacttcCCAAAGCTTTTCTTGGTGTCTTCATTAATTTAAGTTGCTATATAATTAAGTTGATAGAGAAGCATGTTTGTAAAGCTTGGAACCTTTGAGAATTGTGATTGAGATAACCATGACCACGTGCTCATCCAATATCCAATTCACATGTCATAGCATGCCGCCAAGTTTTTACAGAGCAACCAAACGGCGGGTACAAccatgattttggccttgcacGTTGTTCTAGTAGGACCCACGCTTTGATTTTTCTGTTCTTTGCCCTATTAGTTGCATGTGTGCCACGTGTGTATCAATTCATCAACACTAGTATCGCGTCACCGGACACAAAGAGGGAGCAAGCACACTCTTTTTAGTTCAACAATACTAGATAATAATGTTGATGAGGTAGGATATATTTATAGCATTATTTTGAGGTATAGAGTTGTCTAcattgatttaattagtttaataaaaaaaaattggggaacattgttaatttgtttacTTATGGTGCGAATGGGACTACGATTttgcaaaaataatttgtatttttaaaagatatcgcaaaacgtaatttatagaagaaaaaaaattgcgatttctataagcaagttaggatgtttatttgaaaatgtgcaaatttaaaccaaaatcactactttccataacaaatatttgacaaaaaaatattttttaacgtGTTTTATCAAATGcctttgtgatttttaaaaataacgatttaaaaagcgcttattgaaaccgcaatcattaatttcaattttttttaccttactAATAGAAAAGAATAAGTAAATCCTtgaggaaaaatatttaaatgaaaaagtaaaaattgatagttaaaataggtTAGAGAATGAGATGTATGTGTTTTGGATAAGTTGGGtagctaataaaaaaatgtaattttttttttttaattaaaatgaagatgaaatttGTTGATGTAAATACTCTAAGAGTGTTTTATGCATGAATTTGATTTaggtaatgtaaaaaataaaataaaataaatggcaagaaacaaaaatttggcGACGAAACCAGAGGCGGAGGAGCAGCCAGTTTGGTTTTGTTGAAGTTggatttttcaaatataaaataatgcgTAATTATCACTTGTGGTCAGTTAAAGGTTTGCCATTCATAATGAAAAGCACTTGAAACCAACAGAAAGCTATGTTAGCTTATCAGATTTTGGtcttaattaattgtatatatatcttttatcgTCTCAAGCTGCTTGGAGAATCTGTATGAaggtctagagagagagagagagagagagagagagagggagagaggagggaGAAGGAGGGTAATCGTTGAAGAAGAGGGAATTGAAAAGTGGGATAGGAGTATGGAGTTTGATTGGGGAGTAGGTGCAGTGAATGGAGAGGAATCACGAGAAAACTTGGGGTTTTCTTCTCcaaaatttattccaaaagtCTTGCTTTGCAATTTTGCATTGCATTTGCATGCTGGGAATTGGCAATGACAAATGGAAATTCTCTTTCTCTGTGGAAGCCACGGCTGCTGATCCAGTCAATTCTTGCGCTATTCTAATTCATTTTGTGCCACAAGCAAATCTTTTTATCCCAAACCccgaacaaaactaaaaatatacattcattaaataaaaaactataaaaaagaaaacaagggaAAACTAATAAAATGAAAGTTTTGAGTAAGACTACTCTAGTGGAGGTAATTTGTGTTTGCCTTTTGGGTTTGGATTAATGTCTTGAAGGAGGCATGGGTGAActtataaatttttagaatatgGGGGATggaaatttaataaataataatatattaataattttgggcaataaaattttgatttaaaaagaatatgaaagtattttctttttttttatatataaaaaaaatagaacattatGAGGCTTAGGAGACTCAAGCCTCCTAATAAAGTAAGAGTGATGTTATAAACTATATTTTCCTCTCACAATTATCCCATAATGCTGACCTAACAGTCCAACTAACtcttgtattttgttttcttgttaatAATAACcaaccatttatttatttatttaataaatattgatctaagggttgattGAGTCTGTCAGGTCAATTATGAGATAAAGATTTAGTTTATTGCTTTACTTCAAAATTCaacttattaaattgatatgtgttttaaaaaaaaaaatgtaattcttaCTTGATTTTAATataacatgtgattttcatatgCATATCATAATTAAAAGCTCATATacttagtttgaaaaaaattccccCATTCTAATTTTTATCCAAGAGAAACAGATGGCCTAGCATGTCCACTAGATATGCTTTGAAGTAATCAATTCTTACATTTCACTTCTTGTCCGGTAGTTCTCGCTCTTaatttgtctctctctctctctctctctctctcttaaatcgGTGCTCGTCGGAAATCTCTCGAAAAGGCACTAAAATGAAATTATGTGAAAATGCATCGTCTATGTGATCTCATTTAAGAAAGGCTACATCTGCGAATGATCTGCCTCAACCTACCAATGCATGCATATCATATGcattaggaaaaatttcactttaaactcttgaatTATCATGTAATTTAACATACTTTTGAACTTTGAAACCTTTCAATTTAAACTTCtagactttcaattgcaatcaatttgaaccactgcgtcaatttttaattttacaaaaaagtgaagggtataaacatcattatatcaattttaacgtttaaaatttgacagatgaattcaaattgattgcaattgaaagttcaggagttcaaattgagatgTTACAAAGTTCAGGAGTATGTCAAATTGCGTAGTAGTTCAAgagtttaaaatgaagttttccctacatattatatatacatacacacgtatatgtatgtatgtatgcatgaATAACAAATTGCTTCTTTCTAATTTTGAGTACAAGCCCACTTATTTGGACAGGCCATGTGTTTGAATCTTTTACTTAGGACGTTGTTTGAACATCTGTTCAAGTAAGTAAAATCCAAACAAACTCTCACATCTCTTAAATTgtcttaaaatttcaaattttctaccCTCTTGGCTCTTGAAAAATGCATGGTTTTATTATCTAAATTGAGAGCCTGTCGAGTTAAATCAATTTAAGATGTCaccattcattttattttaaaaaaatattttgatatgacataaaaataacaataattttaaatgttttaccAGTATTattgtgttttaaattatttattaatatttttattttaaaaagagaaaaataatatatattatcaaactTGACTAAGAAAGAAACTTGTTTGCATTTCATTCATTTTGTAATACTCGAAGTATGATTTTATAAAATCCATTTATTATCATGTTGAACATTTTATGAAGGATGTTGATTTAAAAAGTCAACTCGAAAGACCATGTCGGCACGCCAGACATTAAAACACATAGGATTCGTTTAATAAACGatattgttttggttttgttttaatactgtagcaaaaagtgattgatgtgaataaaaaaaaaaagtaagaatggtttttttttttttaaagtgaaaaagtaagaatatttggtacgaaaaaatgaaaaaattttgttttatagtgatttttttatttgaatagtaataaaaaattattgatatgatgtaaaagataagagaatattaaaaaaataaaaaaataaaatgaatagtataatGTCAAAACCATGTAAAAACGTTTATCAAACAAAGCCATAATATCGTTTTATCAACATTTTCTTTAGATTTTTGTTGGCAcgatatttctttctttctcttgtgATGTTCCTTTAATCTATTTTTATATTGTAAGTCGAAGTTAAATAAGAGCACTCTCtttattaatatgtttttttagatgaattttctttaaaaaaaaattttaatgtgaCGTAAAGgtaataatttatttgatttcattttttttttttgtaaatacttcatgtttatgttatttattaatattttgtttttaaaataaaaaataaaaatattaacaaatgtaattagaatttttcaattatACTTTTTCgctcttatttttgtttataggcaaatatatatatatatatattataaaacaatttcCAAAGACTCTACAATTGGGGATGTTTTATtaatgcgtttttttttttttacatttatgcacaagagaaggaaagaaggaGAGGAGATTCGATCTAGTTCACTTAATGAAACATAATTTCCAATCGATTGATATACCCCTTAGCGACTATTAATGTGTTTTAAGAAGTGTTTTTCGTTTTGAAAAATACCAGACATACAACTCTTTTAACCATTTGTTTACTAACTTTGATAAGTGTCAGCATTTGATTGGAAAGtattaaactttatttttagtGACTAATAACGGAGCTCTAATCTCATGCTAacatccttaaaaaaaaaaaaaaaaaaaaaaatctcatgctAACATGTGTAGCATTACTTGGAAAATGACTTTAGGTATGTGTTAGCATGtgatttaagataataaattttttaatcgCTGAGATACTTGTTAAAAACtgtaaaataattgtatgtGTAgcattaatcttttatttttagttgaggaaaatgttttatgtgaaaattatgaatatttctatgttatttattaatatatatatattttttttaaaaaataaaagataggaaataaaaaaatttaacaaaacatagggaatttatttatttcttttaatagaGCAAAATGGGGCAAAAAtgttaaaacaacaaaaaagtagCAAGAAGTAGCAGCTAGCATAGGTCAGAGCAGACACATAGATAACCCACACAGACGGACAGCGCTCTccgttcatttttttttaaatatttttcagtaCCTTTGCATTGCATAACGTTCAAACCTCGAatctctcctctttcttctccaaaATGATTCTCTGAACTCTGATCCATAGAAAAAGCCACTGCTCTTTTCTCTCACTCACCCTACTCTTCAaccccaactctctctctctctctctctctctctctctctctcaaagaaACGCAGAGGGATGCTACCGAGGGCTTCTGCAAACGGTATCGTTTGGATGGAaggaggaggtggaggtggaggcggggaagatgaagaagacGCAGCGTCGTGGACCAGAACCAACAATGAAGGCGAGCCCAGCAACTGCAAGGACGAGGACATGGGTCTTGGTGTTCCTCTCTCTTCCTACAAGTCCATGCTTGAAAATGACTGGTACATCAACAACAACGCTGCTCTGAACCCGCCTCGCCGGGACCTCCATAACCATCTCCATGGCCTCTCAAACCCACAAGATGTCAGAGACATTAGCTTCTGTTCCAATCCAAACGACGCCAATAGCCTTCTTTTGCAGCCCTTGGACTCGTCCTCTTCCTGCTCTCCATCACAGGCGTTCACCCTCGACCCCTCACAGTCACAGCCACCCTTCTTGCCCCACAAATCTTGCTTCTCTTCGCTCATAAACGCTGTTTGCACCAACCCTTTTGACAATGCCTTCGATTTGGGGCTTGATACTGGTCTTCTCTGTCCGTTCAACCCAGCTGTTTCCAACTCCCCTGCTTTGATGGGCTTCCCGGGTTTGAATTCTCATCCCCAGATTGGTGCTCCCGAGCTGGGTTCGGTCGGCGAGTTTCAACCAACTCGGTTGCTGCCGATAACCGATACGGCCGCCGGGCTGAGTGGCGGGTTTAGTCCAGCTGGTTTCGAGGGGTTCGATAACTCAGGGAGTTCTCTGTTACTAAACAGAGCAAAGGTTCTGCGACCTCTTGAGGTTTTCCCTCAAGTGGGTACGCAACCCACTCTGTTTCAGAAGCGAGCGGCTCTTCGGCAAGGCTCTGAAAACTCGGGGACTTTGCGGGTCTCGGGTGCGACATTCGGCGAAAATTCGGAGAATTTGGAGAgtaggaggaggaagaagaacgAGGCAGGTGATGTGGAGGAAGCGAGCATCGACGTTTCGGGCTTGAATTACGATTCGGATGAGTTCATTGAGAATGGTATAGGTAAGGCGGAGGAGAGTGTTAAAAATGGTGGAAGCAACTCCAATGCGAACAGTGCTGTCACGGGTGGGGACCagaagggaaagaagaaggGACTGCCGGCTAAGAATCTGATGGCGGAGAGGCGGCGGAGGAAGAAGCTTAATGATAGGCTCTACATGCTTAGGTCTGTTGTACCCAAGATTAGCAAGGTATGAAGTAATTTCAGGGGGCTTAAATTTTTTGCCCTTTGCTTAATTTGAGTGTGTCGTTTTTTCATTTCCATTGTATGTGGTGGTTAGTAACCTTGTGAGTTTACTTTGTATTGGAAGACCATTGAGTGAGTGGCCTACAGAAGCCAGCATGTTGGGTTTAGATGCTCTATATATTTCTGAAATAGAATTTATGGACCAACGAATCGAACTAAAAGAGCTGTTCGTCCCTTATTATCCTCTCTCCAAAGAACTTTGAgaaattttaagttttagttGATTTATGATCCATTCTATATTTAAGGACACTGAGAAGTTAGAATATTTATGTCAAATCCTACAATTGATCTTGATTTCTAAACATCTTGGACCGATGTCCATTTGGGAGTTTCTTTCTCACTGCATAATTTGGGTGCTTTGTTTTGGACTTTAATTAAGTTTGAGTCCTTCATCCGTTGGCCACAATATCTGATGATTATCCCGTATTTGTTCACAGATGGATAGAGCCTCAATACTTGGGGATGCCATCGATTACTTAAAGGAGCTTTTGCAAAGGATCAATGATCTACACAATGAACTGGAGTCATCCCCACCAGGATCTTTGCTGCCACCTTCTACAAGCTTTCACCCTTTGACACCAACTCTGCCTACCCTTCCTTGCCGTGTGAAGGAAGAACTTTGTCCCAGCTCCCTGCCAAGCCCTAAAAACCAACCTGCAAGGGTAAATTTCACCCATCTTAGTGCTCATTTGACATTTTCAGGTTTTTCATTAATTGCTTGATGCTTGTAAGTTTGGAAATGTGCTGCTATCTATCATCTTTATTTTCTCTGGAACTCTCACCTACCTAACAAGGACATGGATCcaagttgattttgagatgTAAACATGAGTAAAGTACAAATGTTTATTGGTGTTCATATGGCTTTCTTACTTGCATCATATCAGTTTGACCAACATGGCAAAAAATCTTAGAAATGGAGTGTGCATGTTACATAGATTTGGACGCTTAACCAGTTCTGGTATTAGACCAGTAGGCATCACAATTTTTACCTGTGCTAATTTTTATGTGAAGTTGATTCTaggaagctctctctctctctctctctctctctctctctctccacataTCTATTTATCAATGTGTGTGTGTTCATATGGGTTTCTGTACGTACGTCTGTCCTAGGGCCAACAATTGCGGGGCCCAATGATTTGCTATCGGTTTACAATAAGATGTAAGCTCATCAACTTGTAATAtgtgctgctgctgctgcatgGTCCTGTAGTGTGATGCCTTAAGTTTTATAGTGTATAGGAcgagtggtttttttttttttttttctttatttttctgcCCTTTAAACTAAAACTGGGATATATTAGTGAGTCCAAAGCCACTGTATATAAAGTccatttattacaaatttacaatcaTTAAACCTTAATTGGGCATGATCCACAATAACATTCACTTATCTGAGACACACACTCTACTCCTTATGTGGCATATGGTCGAGTGTTCTCAAGTAATACCAAATCCATTGTTTTGTGGTAATCCAGGACATTGGTTTGAGCCGTACTTTGCTTGGTTTCTCTATGTTATAGGTGGAGGTAAGGGTAAGGGAAGGGAGAGCTGTCAACATACACATGTTTTGTGCCCGCAGACCAGGTCTCTTGCTTTCCACTATGAGGGCTCTGGACAACCTGGGGTTGGACATCCAGCAGGCTGTAATTAGCTGTTTCAATGGGTTTGCTTTGGATGTGTTCCGAGCTGAGGTATGCTTCTTCCTCTGATGCCAAAAGTGAGGCTTTCATTGGTTTTATAGAATTCACCTTTTGGTTATGAAGCATGAGAAAGATTCTGCGCTATTATATGTTCTGTTTTTGGTGCTTTGTACCTGTATCTTTTCATACTGCCAAAATCATCTACTATGGATTTGACTTCTTTATATATTGCTTTTGAATTTTGCAATACCgatttttaaatagaaaattatcTATGAGGAAGCAAGTAGAATACTTGTTCCACTATATGGGCTAGAACCGAAAGCATGTCCTTGGTACTGGAGCAAATTTCATATaagatgtgaaaaaaaaaaaaaaaaactgaaattgaGAGTCCATGCTCCCTTGTCTCATTGTAGAGATGATAGTTCTTTCTGTCATTCCTGATTTTCATGCAGAGTACAACTGGTAGTCCACATGCATAGGTCTCAGGATCATGATGCAGATGGATGGGAGTGAAGCTAACTACCAAGAAAGATTATGTATGATAGAATTGTCATTGCTGAAAAGATGATATATTATTGGAAAAGAGAGCATGGAAGTCCCCTGATGGGTTTAATAAAGGCttagaaaaagaagtaaatttggCTGAATAAgtgaagattaaaaaaaaaatagaaacaaagatTTCAAATCTAGTGAGATCTGATTTTCTAGTCAGATTCTGTGATCTTTCTCTCTCAGACCACCATGCAAAGCAGGTTCTTGTTGAACAACTTCATATATAAAAAGATTACTGCAAGTAGTTACAAACTGGCTGGAGTAGGTTTGAAGGACCTTCCCTTGGTGAGGTTCCACGTTATTTCTAATTGCTGGCATCTTTATGCATGGTCCACTAGGcttttccttttgtgattttggCCCGacttttttcttcatcaatgTAGAGTGTTTTTCGATTACTTTTGCTGATTAATTGTCATGGAAAgtcttaattatttttctcattgTTGATCAGCAATGCAGGGAAGGCCAGGATGTATTGCCCGAGCAAATTAAAGCGGTACTTTTGGATTCGGCTGGCTTCCATGGTATGATGTAACTCGAGTGCTTTGTGAATGCAACCAATTAGAAATGGAGGAACTTAACTGTAGGTGCTGTACCTCGAGTAGTTTGTAAATGTATTTGCTGCTGATTCCCATTGCCAAAGTTGCGCACGGACCAAAGTCAAGTAGGCCAGCTAATGTTTGAAGCTTGATTTTGTAGCATTAgtggatattttttgtaatcGTGCTTCAAAGTATAGCGATCGAATTTGTTGTGTTTCTCATGTATCTTCAGCTTTGGGAGTAAATCTTTCCTTTTCTACTTGTTTTGTATGGAAAATAATTTGATTAGAATCTTACTGCACGTGTTTGATTATTGGGTTAATTCCATTTAACTCGCTTCAACAATCATTCATTTACACGCCGCTCCCACGGACTACCACCTGTCACACTCAATCACGTGACACATATACtatttttaatgtgaaatgatgaaaatggatacttatttttaatgtgaaatgatgaaaagtatttttcgtttagaaactaaatataCTTGAATACCCTTTGAGttaataaattagaaaaaaaaattaaaaatagagaagaaatctcaaaaaaaaagaaagaaaaaaaaaaaagaaaaaaagaaagaaaggtggTTAGCCACTCAGAGGGTGGTTGCACCCTGttaatgataactttttttaCCCCTATATGGTTAGatgatttttagttttctatattattaccttttatattcatgtatttatttattta
This window of the Corylus avellana chromosome ca5, CavTom2PMs-1.0 genome carries:
- the LOC132183020 gene encoding transcription factor ICE1 yields the protein MLPRASANGIVWMEGGGGGGGGEDEEDAASWTRTNNEGEPSNCKDEDMGLGVPLSSYKSMLENDWYINNNAALNPPRRDLHNHLHGLSNPQDVRDISFCSNPNDANSLLLQPLDSSSSCSPSQAFTLDPSQSQPPFLPHKSCFSSLINAVCTNPFDNAFDLGLDTGLLCPFNPAVSNSPALMGFPGLNSHPQIGAPELGSVGEFQPTRLLPITDTAAGLSGGFSPAGFEGFDNSGSSLLLNRAKVLRPLEVFPQVGTQPTLFQKRAALRQGSENSGTLRVSGATFGENSENLESRRRKKNEAGDVEEASIDVSGLNYDSDEFIENGIGKAEESVKNGGSNSNANSAVTGGDQKGKKKGLPAKNLMAERRRRKKLNDRLYMLRSVVPKISKMDRASILGDAIDYLKELLQRINDLHNELESSPPGSLLPPSTSFHPLTPTLPTLPCRVKEELCPSSLPSPKNQPARVEVRVREGRAVNIHMFCARRPGLLLSTMRALDNLGLDIQQAVISCFNGFALDVFRAEQCREGQDVLPEQIKAVLLDSAGFHGMM